In Mytilus galloprovincialis chromosome 1, xbMytGall1.hap1.1, whole genome shotgun sequence, the following are encoded in one genomic region:
- the LOC143074937 gene encoding uncharacterized protein LOC143074937 — protein sequence MAKLITAPHDPLFWSLHAFVDCWWEKFRQNQQKNGINPETDYPRTRKIGHRPYDLMDGFGKLTNQGFGISEKFTVSDKAHTFKRFRNIDGFSNRFTKDIYTCQPFPSCSKSKPSCGSPWLDCNKSKWVCVPKTNKADLDRLDATPSFLNTVQNPFEINGNADSNQWVYINCLIVFKRPRNVTFNSFPIYKGRTSKKNDIYSDRTKNLKKSFPKAYEKHINIGSGFEKVNVRVEGTNYDGRSVEYAIVDDRFGISEAMTYLPVRKPMNHKATQVLLTAFDTGGRLCRPYCRDRKDPKKFVPCTGCLKIDTNEPRMYSNSYAESVSKRWNLHDSNDISCPRSSNDGVYIKFFCNFLDLWPWEKV from the coding sequence ATGGCAAAACTGATAACTGCACCACATGATCCTTTGTTTTGGAGCTTGCATGCATTTGTTGATTGCTGGTGGGAAAAATTTAGACAAAATCAACAGAAAAATGGAATCAATCCAGAGACAGATTATCCTAGGACTAGAAAGATAGGACACCGACCTTATGATTTAATGGATGGTTTTGGAAAATTGACAAATCAAGGGTTTGGCATATCAGAAAAATTTACCGTATCCGATAAAGCACACACATTTAAGAGGTTTCGAAATATAGATGGATTTTCTAACCGTTTCACTAAGGATATATACACATGTCAGCCGTTCCCGTCTTGTAGTAAAAGTAAGCCAAGCTGTGGGTCTCCCTGGCTTGATTGTAACAAATCAAAATGGGTTTGTGTTCCAAAAACAAATAAAGCCGATCTCGATAGATTAGATGCAACTCCAAGTTTTCTAAACACCGTGCAAAATCCATTCGAAATTAATGGAAATGCAGATTCTAACCAATGGGTTTATATAAATTGCTTAATAGTGTTTAAACGCCCACGAAATGTCACGTTTAATTCGTTTCCAATTTACAAGGGTAGAACATCAAAAAAGAATGATATATATTCTGATAGGACCaagaacttaaaaaaatcttttcctaAGGCATACGAAAAACACATAAACATTGGTTCGGGATTCGAAAAGGTGAATGTTCGTGTCGAAGGCACAAATTACGATGGCAGGTCAGTAGAGTATGCAATTGTAGACGATAGGTTTGGGATAAGTGAAGCAATGACTTATTTACCTGTAAGGAAACCAATGAACCATAAAGCGACACAGGTATTGTTAACAGCATTCGACACAGGTGGCAGGTTATGTCGACCCTATTGCAGAGACAGAAAAGATCCAAAAAAATTTGTACCGTGTACAGGCTGCTTAAAGATAGATACCAATGAACCTCGAATGTACAGTAATTCTTATGCTGAAAGTGTATCGAAAAGATGGAATTTGCATGATAGCAATGATATAAGCTGTCCTCGATCGAGCAATGACGGAGTGTATATCAAGTTCTTCTGTAATTTTCTAGACTTATGGCCATGGGAAAAAGTATGA